taaccacttaacaccaggtgggctgtgagctcgtccacccatataagcaataaaaaaaaaacaggtaatATACCtgacatcatattattatatcatatatCATTACAGAAGGAGACTCGAACACGAGTAGGTGACACTTTCTCGATATGTATTGTGGTTATTAGTGACTGATTGTATGAAATCTTTATGGCTAGTATAAAGTACCATACGTTTTGAAACTATTAAAGCGTGTGcctagccgacttaacctaataggtgtatggctctaataaagaattaaaaaaaaattaattaaaaaaaaaaaaaaaagcgtgtgccgtcttttaaattaaattttgattgaTACCAGCTTTATCATCGTGTAAACAGCTGAAAGTGAGAGTCATATATTGCATGATAATCGCATACGATAATCTCGCCGCTTGTATTAGagaacttcaatttttttttcttcgtgcATTTGTTATTGTATCGACACCAGACGAGCTTGTATTATACGTATGTAGATTATGCTAATATTTAACACTCTTTGTACTAATTTTAAAATCGTGAAGTTTTTAGTCTCGGTTGCATTGATAAAACATGGGTTCCACATCAAGTACTGATGATACTGGAGTTGAAGTTgaggaatataaaaaaaaattattgacgaTACCACTACAAAACCGACAATGAGGTTATATAGTAGGAGCAATAGCCAGATAAAGTATATAAGATGCTCTGGGTTGAAGCGTgctgaatacatttaaaattgattGCGTATCTAATCATAATGTATCAAAGCTAACATTTACATAACAATGACTGTATGTTGCTGGTTCGTGAGCAAACCTGGGTTGTTGAGAATTATTCTTatctatattatgttttttttttattgcttagatgagtggacgagctcacagcccacctggtgttaagtggttactggagcccatagacatctacaacgtaaatgcgccacgcaccttgagatataagttctaaggtatctcagtatagttacaacggctgccccacccttcaaaccgaaacgtattactgtttcacggctgaaataggcagggaggtggtacctacccgtgcggactcacaagaggtcctaccaccagtaataacgcaaattataattttgcgggtttcatttttactacacgatgttattttccttcactgtggaagtcaatcgtgaacatttgttaagtacgtatttcattagaaaaattggtacccgcctgcgggattcgaacaccggtgcatcgctacatacgaatgcaccggacgtcttatcctttaggccacgacgacttcaaaatgtaatTTGGGTTGAATTTTTGCAAGTCGAAATAAGTTGTACAAGTGAAAGTTTTTGAATTCAAGTCAAAGATTAAACACACAAATTCTTGTTTCAAATGATTTGATATGCCACTTCTTATATTCAAAGGATTTAATTTTCTGCGTTTTGTTATAAGATTTTAATACGAGCATCTTGTTCAAATttctatcgtttttttttttaaatataatccaTTCAAATAATATGCCATTCTTAAATAATTCGAAAAATCAGGTTTTGTCCTTTAAATCATAATCCGTTGGTgtgtaaaaaaatgtgttaatgAGAATGCTTTGATGGgaatataacaaaaacattCTCTAGAGTAACAAAAAGCATTATACCAAGTTCCATTATCATCCCATGGATGTTGTAGGAAGGTATAGAGGGCAAAAATTCATTGGTGTAGATACATAAGACTAACATAAGCAgataacaaatattaatttgccaaACTAGATACTACACATGCTtgcttttttataaatatattaaaattcattcgGTGTGATAAACGGTAGTAGAATAAGACTTTTAGACAGCAATATTGAGACGTTATTGTGTGAAACCTTCACACTACCCACCCGTCTTAAATTAGGAGGATGGTTATATTACTGCATTGTACCCTGCgtgaaaaattattttccttACTATTTGTTACTAAGTTCTTGTTCAttgtaacaacaaaaaaacgttgataaaataaatatacaactacTTGGTAACGATGTGATCACGATAGTTTTAAATCAAGATAAATATTTACGACACGAACGTCGGAAAACGTCGTAAAGTCGATTCTTTGAAGTGAACGCGTGTagtaactatttttaattacgttATCCGTCATCTCTATGAAGGAGGGCCACTGAATttgaaagcatttttttttgtaagattaTTTCTTCTAttacatgataataatatatgctaGTTGATATATTTACGATCGATTTTCTACAAATGTTGTATAGCTTATTTTACATCAATcaccccggtcaccgtcctcgtcgaacccgtcgcttgcgacgaagggctcgacgagcgaattaatccatagaaacagcccacggagtttctcgccggattttctcagtgggtcgcgtttccgatccggtggtagattctgcgaagcactgctcttgctagggtcagtgttagcatcactccggtttaagccccgtgagctcacctactagttgggttactgaaatagcctctcaaggctataagcttaggtagggaaaaatacaatcttggaaaaataatttacgtaGGTCAAAGCACAATCGAAACAGTACCtatagtgaattaaaaaaaaaaacaaatttagtaGATGAATACATTTTCTCCACATAATTTATCCttgatataattaaatttcagaGAGATCCAGCATCAAAGCAGTGTGTACCCAAAAAAGGAGAATACAACGTTTATTCGACGTTTCAATCCCACGAACCAGAGTTCGATTACCTGAAGTCCCTTGAGATCGAAGAGAAAATCAACAAGATCAGGTGGCTGAAGAGGAAGAATCAGGCCCATTTCTTACTGTCCACCAACGATAAGACTATTAAATTATGGAAGGTTAGTGCATCCCTGTGAGTTTCTCTATATAGCATGTTAACGTGTTTATAAAAAACTAGCAAACCGCTCCAGctgcgctcgggtctttaacaaaattttcaacgatatttgacgttgttttatttttttaaataaaagaacacttattgcggcataggtAACTAtattagttagacatatgctgtcgcgacactttttgtaagtaattatgttttctacaaagtcgtagtacattattttattctatcaccaatagttttcgcagggcacgcgatgtaaagaatattttgggtaatctctttacaccttgagttacattattggagttttagtaaagtccctaatttttttcaaaaaagattattatagcctatgtcactcgggtatagtgtagcttccaaacagtgaaagaatttttcaaatcggttcagtagtttcggagcctattcaatacaaacaaacaaacaaatctttcctctttaattattagtatagattagtatagatagtatagataacAACTCCATTTTAAACACACACTAGAGAATAGTTTCTAAATTGGTTGTCGGGATAATATCAGTTCGATTTCAATAGggcaatttatgttttattgtgtAAAATTTGGACCTTGAGATACAATGGTAATTGCAGAATAATGTTTGTTTACAAATGCTCGTACTTCCGTTTACGTCATAGATCGATGTTGATGGATTAATGCGACACGAGATAAACGTTTTAACTCACTTAGATTAATCGAAAAGTACAATAAAAGTtctggttttctttttttcgtGATTCAATAACAATAATCCTCATCACAGCAGCCTAACATGAAATTATATCCATAATTGAACAATTGTCTTCTTCTGTAGATAGTCATTAAGTATAGAGAAGTTCTTTGTATTCATGGGATTCATGTGGCCTTGTGAAAAATGCTGTCCTCCAGTGAATGGATGTTGATCGCTTAATAATTAGGTTAAATGTCAGCTCAGCTTGGTAGCATTAAAAAATAGTACAATCTGTGTTTTTTTAgtgcttatatgggtagacgagctctcagcctacctgctgttaagtggttactggagcccatagacatctacaacgtaaatgcgccacccaccttgagatataagttcttatgtagttacaacggctaccccacccttcaaaccgacacgcattactgcttcacggcggaaataggtggggtggtggtacctacccgcgcggactcacaagaggtccaaccaccagtaaacagtGTGACAGGAGGAGGCCCAGAAAGAAAAGGAGCTAATGTTTATTTGCTGTCAACAGGTTTCGGAAAGAGACAAGCGCGTTACCGGATACAACACGCGCGAGGAGGGAGGGCGGCCGCGCGACCCCACGCGGATCACCTCCCTGCGCGTGCCCACCGTCAGGCCGGCCGAACTCATGGTAGAAGCTTCACCCAGGTACACAACCCCCAATCAATCAATGAGAAAACGAACCAAACTTGgaattttttatgaaaactagtggtcccgcagtagtctaaaaccgactataattaattgaaattataagttgaacattattatggttctagtGTCAAAAACTTATACGTTTAAAGgtgaacaatattaatctattctcaattttactgcagactttaaaagataaaaaaactttgacaataaacaccgagtatatataaatgtatgtgttatgtcaaatacacggtagtgtgtgtattgttttttttatgaacaataaaaaaaaacagattttgcactttttctctatattctgtataagtgtgagaaatttcgtACTTCTCCATCCGCttttcgtaaaaacgggtacaaagtttttgtttcacttattaatatataaataagttttCTATTAAGATTATTCTATTTTTATACGTCGGAGAGCTACCTATCGATCAACCACGTGTTGAATCGTCAAACACATTCACGTGAATATGATTAAAACAGCCAGAAAGATAAGCATATTACACACAGCAGTAAACGTACTggaacattaaataataataataataattttcataatatatCGTGAGATAAAAAGCAACCTTATTAAAACTGAAGTGGTCAATAAAGCAAAGTAATAAAACGCGCTATCTGCACAGGCTCAACCACCTCAGTTTGTTCAGGGAAGATAAGCGTTGCTAATTAAATGAAACCAGTAGTGTTTAATTGTCTGGCTGACTTAATGACAAAAGATAGGCTTCGTTTTGTTAAAATCTATAACTACCGCAATACCTTTCTCTGCAGCAGAAGCATAAAGTCTTATgcattttaaaaagtttttttttagttgcttagatggatggacgagctcacagcccagctggtgtaagtggttactggagcccatagacacctacaaagtaaatgcgccacccaccttgagatataagttctaaggtctcaagtatagttacaacggctgtacccgcccttcaaaccgaaacgcaatactgctttacggtagaaataggcagggtggtggtacctacccgtgcggactcacaagaggttctatcacCAGTAGTAACCTAGTAGCTTAGGTAGTTCCTAATCTTTCTCTTGAGGACAACTTCTTAACTGATTTAGATTagtcattaaaataaacatgattCCAAAATCGTTGTAGGatattatcattaaatttttGACATTCGCATATTATAGTACTTTaatgattaatgttttttaatttaattaaattaatttcagacGGATATTCGCGAACGCTCATACGTATCACATAAACTCGATCTCTTTAAATTCTGATCAAGAGACGTACCTGTCGGCGGACGATCTGCGCATTAACCTGTGGCACCTCGAGATCACAGATCAGAGCTTTAACATTGTCGACATCAAACCCGCCAATATGGAGGAACTCACCGAGGTAATAAACTTGAGGATCTTATTAATAGACGCGAATATCGACCCCTGAATGGTAAGTGGTTAGTGTCGTTTGTGTGCCAGTACCTGTACCAGTACACACTTGGTATTGTGAAGTCTGCGTTTAAGGATGACGTGATGAGATTGCAGGTTTTAGGCCATTTATAATAAATCAATGACAACTGCACAATATTATCCATTATAAACTACCTTTTTTACATGTTTAAGTCGGTAAATAAACGATGCCCATTGATTAAAGACTAACGGAAAGATTTGGTGATATTTgatagaaatttattttataaaatttttgttaaattattttttgggaTTTTTCAGGTAATAACGGCTGCCGAGTTCCACCCGACTGAATGCAATCTCTTTGTATATTCTAGTAGTAAGGGTGAGTGCAATATTGATGtaggaaaaattataataaatctatGTGCATTGGCAACTCGACCTTTTTTTAGCCTTTCTTAGTCTGcctatttatatgtaaaaaaccTAGACCAATTGTGAAAATTTAGCATTTATtagtttagtttataatttagcaataattatttaaaaatgctgtttttaaaaaaaattaaatggatAGCACGAATAAGCATGAAAGTaaacacatttaaatattttatttatttacgatttttatttcaaaagtatttaaaaagtgCGCTAAATGTACCGTCTCAAATGAATGATTTGGCTCCCAATTAAGTACTCCCGCGTGTTGCAGGCACCATCCGGCTGTGCGACATGCGCGCGGCGGCGCTGTGCGACCGGCACGCCAAGCTCTTCGAGGAGCCGGAGGACCCGCACGCACGCTCCTTCTTCTCGGAGATCATCTCCTCTATTAGTGACGTCAAACTCAGCAATTCCGGACGGTGAGTGTTTCCGTACTTGATTACGTCaacccgtcctggtgaaactggaaagaacactgggccaccagtaatccttcaatcctaaaaaaaatatcctggctgagcctttgcttgcctAACAGTTCTGATGAAACTGGAATGACCTCCAttccaccagtaatccatcaatcctaaaaaaaccctggctgagcttttgcttgcccacctatcctggtgaaactggaaaggcccccgggccaccagtaatccttcaatcctaaaaaaccctggctgagcttttgcttgcccacctatcctggtgaaactggaaaggcccccgggccaccagtaatccttcaatcctaaaaaaccctggctgagcttttgcttgcccacctatcctggtgaaactggaaaggcctccaggccaccagtaatccttcaacctaaaaaaaaaaccctggctgagcttttgcttgcccacctgtcctggtgaatctggaaaggcctccgggccaccagtaatccttcaatcctaaaaaaaaaacttgattacGTGTGAGTGTGCAAGGCCTCACTTATCGACTAAAAGATACGATAGATTCTGGAATTGAATTAGTGATCATAGTGAGACATGTGGGACATCTCTAACCTAATATTGTCTCAGATCATCTATTGATCGTTTATTCATTTGAAAACAAAGTTTTGTGTAATATGCaaaaattattcataaataatttaactgATTAAAACATAGTGCAGTGCAAACTCGGTAGTATTGAATTCATAAGAAGTAGCTAAACATATcttgtattttaatttctttggtggtaaataaatttttatttcaattgagTAATTACTTTTTAGGTACATGATGTCACGAGACTATTTAGGTTTAAAAGTATGGGATCTCCGTATGGAAACGAAACCTGTAGAAACCTATCCCGTACATGAGTATCTACGTTCAAAGCTATGTTCGTTATATGAGAACGATTGTATCTTTGATAAGTTCGAGTGCTGTTGGAGTGGGGACGACCAGAGGCTGATGACCGGCTCCTACAATGGATTCTTTAGGTACCTTgacttgttattatttattatataataataataataataaatatttactaacaatcacaccacgttaactggtcccatgataagttcgtaaagaacttgtgttacaggtaccagataacttaaataaatgtaagatttttattatacacatacatatatttaagatacatccataaccctggaaaagacatttatgtttatcatacaaataccttcccttggcgggattcgaacccgcgacccccttgtgtagtgaccatgtcacttactacTACACCAGACCGACATAAAAGTATATATACTCATTAATACACTACTTACTTATATCAAAAGGGAACTGTTCCCAAAGACAAATGTAGATTGTGGTAGTTATTCATTGCTAACTTTTATGACTGAATATGTGTATTGAATTTGAAATCTTCATACTGTTGTGTGCTGGGGTTcacgataaataaaaattgtaccgaaatacgaattaaaactgtattagcacttagaacactcacagaacattttaaaattcttaattaacttcttccacttcgcttcaAGTGATTCATTCGCTGTTTCGtgtcgagtagttccgattactaactgcgtgccatctctgcaacgcttttatagtcgatacgacatccctagaatcgtcgagaacattccttaCATGTCGAGTGCCTTCGACGTGTTTTTCcgatatctgacaatagatggcgttgcacttctcgagcgttctagatgctactagatccttcgatattcgttcggctattcggcgatagatggcgttactcttaccggcattCCTTAGTATAAGGTCATTGACATTAATGGGAAGGGGGATTTATTGTGAATTGCAATGATTACCTACTATTGGATTAATTATTGGGCACACGAACCTAGTTTTATTTGATTGAGTGTGTGACGAATCTGTGTCGGAGCAGGATATTCGAGCGCGGGTGCGGCGCGGGCCGGCGCGGCGAGCTGACGCTGGAGGCGTGCCGCGACGCCGCGCAGAGGCCGCGCCAGCCGCTGCGGGCGAGGCGCGTCGCCGCCTCCGCCAAGAGGAAGAAGGTACGCGCACTCACTCTCTCTCACTCGCTCTTTGTAGCGCATTATTTGTCTGTTGTTTCTATACTAGATTTCAGTCTTAGTCTTTCTTTGATTTGACTTTCAATCACAACTCAAAAAAATTTCGTTCTTTGTCCTAACGTTTATACTAggtttttccggttaattattcacaaaaacgaaaataaaataccttttttttggtataaagtttgcttttgtgatatttatagtaataatactcatttttcaatttttttaaattttatttaattttaatactttcaaaaaaaaCGCGCTAAGAGAGTGGggtgtttacgtttacacaTTGCCACTAGATTTcactcgagtcataaacaacgatcaggtgttttttacaagcccagaaaaacttaaaatgtcacgaagcaaactgtttcatgccatgtatttttttttcatctaattccgatctaaaatatcgaaattttatgctttgcaatcaaagtcaaaCTTGGTGTTGACCTGTGTTATTCATTAGTCCCGACTGTATGCGCTGCTGAATGTGAGATTTAGATAGGAAGAAATCACCGATAGTTATTATATCATATACGTTTATTATATACTTCGCTAACAAGTAACTAATTCTATCTATGTATTTTGATGTGGTGTGTACCGCTGTATATGAGTGCCGAGCGTGTACTGGCGCTTTATAACTACGGTTTGAGTAAAGCGATGTCAAAGTGCTGATGTGAATGCGCGCGTGCCCTGTACACCGactaaataaaatcataattacaaattacccagtagcgtaaaagtaatttgttttttatccaATTCAAACATGTACAgtaattataatgtttatttgtaatgtttactgtatgcactaggtttgtgttcctaattcttctttccttctgcgggcccactggaagagatttcaacatgaaataagtagtgcccttattgtcgtgtttcttctaatagctgtgtatacaaaatatattaaataaaaataaaataaaaaaattatattttaaacaatattaaatacttttttaaatctcTCTCACAGGACGAAATAAGTGTAGACTGTCTAGACTTCACTAAGAAAATACTTCACACTGCGTGGCATCCACACGAGAGCATCATCGCGGTGGCGGCCACCAACAACTTGTTCATATTCCAAGACAAGTTCTAGCAGCCCTTTAAACGCTTAGCTCAAGCCCTGCGGATGCCCTGTAAGTCTACACTGGCCTTGAATAGCATTGCACATGTGACAATATCCACCTTTGGGCCTATTCTAGTCCACTCCGGGATAATTATTAGTGAAAACGCCTGATGCCAACGtatgtttaaattttagaaAAGCATTGTCACAATAGTATACCAGGAATCCATGCTATTCGAAAACGGATTTAACAATGTATACAAATATCGTTTCAAGCTAAGCGCTTAATTTAGCTTCTGGTATGTGATAAGTATTTTAACGAGGAATAGTGTAAACTGCGAATCGGTTTTTAAATCTCGAAAATGATTATAGCTTTGTCATTTTCAACAACGCTGTTTCCACTGTGACGTCCATTCCGCCCGCTGTATTACTTATATACATTACTGTGAACACTTGTATTGTATAAACGCAATGCCTTAGTTACAGAGGCCAGTGTCATTAATGTcgagttataaaataattatggtgGTTGTCGATGAAActttataattaattgcaaATGTCTATTTATGAGAACCTTTCAAAATTTAAGCCTTTTTTAAAAATACGTTTACATTTGACATTTGAAGAATAAACCATGAACTTTGAATTATCGATAATCACAATGAAAgtgaatttgtttaattttgttcaaaCGTATTGAATCATTCAAAGTCCAAtgtgattatttttcttttaaacctAAATCCGATAATGCTATCTAACTAATTGAATTTGCTAgaattaattatataacttGTAACGGAAAGCTAGTCCTAGTCTATTGTTTTCATAAAATGCAATTGTGATTTGAATGTTTACCTCACAACGTTTTTATCGCCAGCCACTATAATTGTCGCAGTGTAGATATATTGTGTGTGCTTATTGATATTTACAAAACCTACATGATtgtatttattcttttttcGTAATTGCAAAACATTAACAATTGAAGATAAGAATAttgatattctttttttaagttagttAAATAGAAAATTGTGAACAAACTTAATACCAGATTGAAAGTCTAATGATCAGGATGActtttcagtttaaaaaaataatatagcctTGTAATGGTTACCTATTCCCTGCCAATTAGTATTAAACGTGTAATATTTAATATGGTACAAATAAGCAATAATGtgctttaaatatatattaatgcaATATCTAACTATATAATCATCAGATGTATCGCAGTATCGCGTGCACACAATATATCGATACAATGTAGGaagtaagtcaataaaaaaaaaacttctgatATAATTTATACGCTTTTCATACTTCATACATAAGGTTCTAAGCGaataattaagtatttattatgaGAAACATACAATATAAGGTGACACGTTGACCTTATTTATATGAGATTAGTTAGGAATATATCAAATGGTGTCGATATTACAACTAAAAATACAGGCAGACATTTGTAATGTGTGAAACACTAAAAACATTTCTAGTGTGCAAAGAATAATGTACCTTAATAGTTTGGAatacaaattgttttaatatgaTGTGGAATAAGTCGATAACATTATGTTTGTTGAGATGCAGGTATCTTACTCTTTATACATCACCTAAATCTTGAAATTCActtgaattttactggtggtaggacctcttgtgagtccgcgcgggtaggtaccaccgcactgcctatttctgccgtgaagcagtaatgcgtttcggtttgaagggtagggcagccgttgtaactatactgagatctttgaacttatatctcaaggtgggtgcatttacgttgtacatgtctatgggcttcagtaaccacttcacaccaggtgggctgtgagctcggccacctatctaagcaataataataaaaaaatgtattgtttcTTCACAAATTACAAATGTCTCAAAATGAttgagtatgtatgtatgtattagcAACACTTGTTTTTAACGAACCGTACAGGAAGATCACACAAAATTGTCCATTGTAATAAAGCGAGAGTATTAAATACAAGttagatataaaaatgtatagtttataataaaaaaatgtgtag
The sequence above is drawn from the Bombyx mori chromosome 26, ASM3026992v2 genome and encodes:
- the LOC101740520 gene encoding serine/threonine-protein phosphatase 2A 55 kDa regulatory subunit B alpha isoform isoform X2 is translated as MFYRSNSDGNGGETTWCFSQVKGTLEDDVTEADLISCVEFNHDGELLATGDKGGRVVIFQRDPASKQCVPKKGEYNVYSTFQSHEPEFDYLKSLEIEEKINKIRWLKRKNQAHFLLSTNDKTIKLWKVSERDKRVTGYNTREEGGRPRDPTRITSLRVPTVRPAELMVEASPRRIFANAHTYHINSISLNSDQETYLSADDLRINLWHLEITDQSFNIVDIKPANMEELTEVITAAEFHPTECNLFVYSSSKGTIRLCDMRAAALCDRHAKLFEEPEDPHARSFFSEIISSISDVKLSNSGRYMMSRDYLGLKVWDLRMETKPVETYPVHEYLRSKLCSLYENDCIFDKFECCWSGDDQRLMTGSYNGFFRIFERGCGAGRRGELTLEACRDAAQRPRQPLRARRVAASAKRKKDEISVDCLDFTKKILHTAWHPHESIIAVAATNNLFIFQDKF
- the LOC101740520 gene encoding serine/threonine-protein phosphatase 2A 55 kDa regulatory subunit B alpha isoform isoform X1, which encodes MATTTMVVSPLAAQPSTKNKRRLFAEARQTSLQKLSIIFDHGHKNGNGGETTWCFSQVKGTLEDDVTEADLISCVEFNHDGELLATGDKGGRVVIFQRDPASKQCVPKKGEYNVYSTFQSHEPEFDYLKSLEIEEKINKIRWLKRKNQAHFLLSTNDKTIKLWKVSERDKRVTGYNTREEGGRPRDPTRITSLRVPTVRPAELMVEASPRRIFANAHTYHINSISLNSDQETYLSADDLRINLWHLEITDQSFNIVDIKPANMEELTEVITAAEFHPTECNLFVYSSSKGTIRLCDMRAAALCDRHAKLFEEPEDPHARSFFSEIISSISDVKLSNSGRYMMSRDYLGLKVWDLRMETKPVETYPVHEYLRSKLCSLYENDCIFDKFECCWSGDDQRLMTGSYNGFFRIFERGCGAGRRGELTLEACRDAAQRPRQPLRARRVAASAKRKKDEISVDCLDFTKKILHTAWHPHESIIAVAATNNLFIFQDKF
- the LOC101740520 gene encoding protein phosphatase PP2A 55 kDa regulatory subunit isoform X3 — its product is MAGNGGETTWCFSQVKGTLEDDVTEADLISCVEFNHDGELLATGDKGGRVVIFQRDPASKQCVPKKGEYNVYSTFQSHEPEFDYLKSLEIEEKINKIRWLKRKNQAHFLLSTNDKTIKLWKVSERDKRVTGYNTREEGGRPRDPTRITSLRVPTVRPAELMVEASPRRIFANAHTYHINSISLNSDQETYLSADDLRINLWHLEITDQSFNIVDIKPANMEELTEVITAAEFHPTECNLFVYSSSKGTIRLCDMRAAALCDRHAKLFEEPEDPHARSFFSEIISSISDVKLSNSGRYMMSRDYLGLKVWDLRMETKPVETYPVHEYLRSKLCSLYENDCIFDKFECCWSGDDQRLMTGSYNGFFRIFERGCGAGRRGELTLEACRDAAQRPRQPLRARRVAASAKRKKDEISVDCLDFTKKILHTAWHPHESIIAVAATNNLFIFQDKF